Proteins encoded in a region of the Diospyros lotus cultivar Yz01 chromosome 9, ASM1463336v1, whole genome shotgun sequence genome:
- the LOC127809930 gene encoding glucosamine 6-phosphate N-acetyltransferase-like — MQNNSSQEEEAFKVRKLEISDKDKGFIQLLQQLTSCDSVSDKEFEERFQELSSYGDNHLVCVIEDTRSGKIIASGSVFIEKKFIRNCGKVGHVEDVVVDSSARGMQLGKKIVGFLTDHAQSMGCYKVILDCSTENRAFYERCGFKQKEIQMVRYFI, encoded by the coding sequence ATGCAGAACAACTCCTCTCAAGAAGAAGAGGCATTTAAGGTTCGAAAGTTAGAGATTTCAGACAAAGACAAGGGCTTTATCCAACTGTTGCAGCAACTAACTTCATGTGATTCTGTCTCTGACAAAGAATTCGAAGAGCGATTCCAAGAGCTCAGTTCATATGGCGACAACCATCTCGTTTGTGTAATTGAAGATACTCGCTCAGGGAAGATTATTGCAAGCGGAAGCGTGTTTATCGAAAAGAAGTTCATAAGGAATTGTGGGAAAGTTGGGCATGTTGAAGATGTGGTGGTCGACTCCAGTGCCCGGGGAATGCAACTAGGAAAGAAAATTGTTGGTTTCCTTACGGATCACGCTCAATCAATGGGTTGCTACAAAGTCATCCTTGACTGTAGCACTGAGAACCGAGCATTTTATGAGAGATGCGGTTTCAAGCAAAAGGAAATTCAGATGGTGAGGTATTTCATTTGA